Proteins from a single region of Salvia miltiorrhiza cultivar Shanhuang (shh) unplaced genomic scaffold, IMPLAD_Smil_shh original_scaffold_305, whole genome shotgun sequence:
- the LOC131004002 gene encoding uncharacterized protein LOC131004002, protein MGTWNDGVWEWNLEWRRILLDREKDQVSTLLSFINNFKLVMGKPDGWKWKLSSDGCFTVKSAFKAICDGVCAPQQKNPALSSIWKAPATHKAKVIAWRMLCGRMATIDNLLKRQVPIPNSETACKLCYLEDEDT, encoded by the coding sequence ATGGGAACTTGGAACGATGGAGTCTGGGAATGGAATCTTGAGTGGAGAAGAATCCTGCTTGATAGAGAGAAAGACCAAGTTTCTACCCTCCTGTCTTTTATCAACAATTTTAAGTTGGTGATGGGGAAACCGGATGGTTGGAAATGGAAACTTTCGTCGGATGGTTGTTTCACTGTTAAGTCGGCATTCAAGGCAATTTGCGACGGGGTTTGTGCCCCCCAACAGAAGAATCCTGCCTTATCTTCCATCTGGAAAGCCCCGGCTACACACAAGGCTAAAGTGATTGCTTGGAGGATGCTGTGTGGAAGAATGGCGACGATCGACAATCTCTTGAAGAGGCAGGTTCCTATCCCGAACTCGGAGACTGCTTGTAAACTCTGTTACCT